Proteins from one Aspergillus nidulans FGSC A4 chromosome VIII genomic window:
- a CDS encoding Kelch motif domain protein (transcript_id=CADANIAT00001847), translating into MATSTPAPQSSLPQSAVLMPPCSKSRSRGSAESRPSIHNVQGHVPACLVNASVTYCGNDQIYAFGGFDQYTDEVYNHVLRLNLKTLRWDLVDNYGDIPGVRMGHTANLYQDNKLIVFGGENEHGEYLSDVIIFDVPTSTWTQPEVRGQVPRGRARHAAVIHEDKLFILGGSESSGILDDMFYLDLKTWTWSRPWKFTARFDHLAWVWGGRLWTFGGLDPDMEKTTDIWWLDLQAIPASGTPDHQGTMDTPARIGSAAHSLDNNIYSNMGQQLPGRSGSYAANSASVQVRNASRRKSIAPGSISCLQFKSGPNVPSLFSGTHFQAFASGVLLDLITPSETTPIRDCNLSSLELDSARWQKLVDGQEIFRPGYRWHYLTVDTSGTKAWLLGCSLDPGNTPGSGDENHMSQVLSIDLERYGLLGNEMSALSPDPRKAAVLGRAQVGPLSGLGADLSTAFDRPPESGSGADFTITANSDDHIYTDSNAEDGFSERSTSTFLPENAATSPPIHVHKLILQLRWPHFKRLYSAQMVEYHTNRMHIPEPYSVVRAFLYYLYTDSIAGHPEYCADIIDVAGMLVMANLYDLPRLRLLCVSRLGRELDVENAAIIWDRAGRTNEEWLMRRAAQFCLNHWGRVVRTDGFRSLSRESIIDLCEVVDMEGRIVAGPELELVGTLGADDGLGSGRELKRSSQLTLNGVTLDGDEADADEMDGVEDI; encoded by the exons ATGGCCACCTCTACCCCCGCTCCGCAGTCATCGCTACCCCAGAGCGCAGTTCTGATGCCCCCGTGCTCGAAGAGTCGTTCTCGAGGCAGTGCAGAATCACGACCCAGCATCCACAATGTTCAGGGCCATGTTCCCGCATGCCTGGTTAATGCCTCAGTAACCTATTGCGGCAACGATCAGATCTACGCCTTTGGCGGGTTTGACCAGTATACAGATGAAG TTTACAATCATGTCCTACGGTTGAATTTGAAAACTCTTCGTTGGGATCTAGTGGACAACTATGGCGATATTCCGGGTGTTCGCATGG GCCACACGGCAAATCTCTATCAAGATAACAAATTAATCGTTTTTGGCGGGGAAAATGAGCATGGTGAATACTTATCGGACGTGATCATCTTCGACGTTCCTACTTCCACTTGGACGCAACCTGAAGTTCGCGGGCAGGTCCCTCGGGGAAGAGCTCGCCATGCCGCCGTTATCCATGAGGACAAATTGTTCATTCTAGGAGGCTCGGAATCCAGCGGCATTCTTGACGACATGTTCTACCTGGATCTTAAAACTTGGACATGGTCTCGACCCTGGAAATTCACTGCTCGCTTCGACCACTTAGCCTGGGTTTGGGGCGGCCGCCTCTGGACTTTTGGTGGACTTGACCCAGATATGGAAAAGACCACAGATATCTGGTGGTTAGATTTGCAGGCTATTCCAGCTTCGGGGACGCCAGACCATCAAGGTACCATGGACACCCCCGCGAGGATTGGCAGCGCAGCTCACAGTTTAGATAATAATATCTACAGTAACATGGGTCAACAGCTTCCCGGCCGGTCCGGGAGCTACGCTGCGAATTCTGCAAGTGTGCAGGTTCGCAATGCTAGCCGGAGAAAATCCATCGCCCCAGGCTCCATCTCTTGTCTTCAATTCAAATCAGGTCCCAATGTGCCATCACTGTTCTCCGGAACTCACTTCCAGGCGTTCGCATCCGGTGTCTTACTGGACCTCATCACTCCGTCTGAAACCACACCAATCCGTGACTGCAATCTATCTTCCTTGGAACTTGATTCTGCGCGATGGCAGAAACTGGTGGACGGGCAGGAGATTTTCAGACCCGGTTATCGATGGCATTACCTCACAGTGGATACGAGTGGCACGAAGGCGTGGTTGCTCGGATGCAGCCTAGATCCCGGCAACACCCCTGGCAGCGGCGATGAGAATCACATGTCTCAAGTTCTGTCGATTGATTTAGAAAGGTACGGTTTGCTAGGAAATGAGATGTCGGCCCTGTCACCCGACCCTAGGAAAGCGGCGGTTCTTGGGCGAGCACAAGTAGGTCCCCTCTCTGGCTTAGGGGCAGACCTATCAACTGCCTTTGATAGACCACCTGAGTCAGGCAGCGGGGCAGATTTTACGATAACCGCCAACTCAGATGATCACATCTACACTGATAGTAATGCTGAAGACGGATTTTCGGAGAGGTCCACCTCAACTTTCCTCCCCGAGAATGCAGCCACGTCTCCTCCGATCCACGTGCACAAACTTATTCTGCAGTTGAGGTGGCCGCATTTCAAGCGGCTATATTCCGCACAGATGGTTGAGTATCATACGAATCGGATGCATATTCCTGAACCCTACTCGGTTGTCCGTGCGTTCCTCTACTATCTATACACAGACAGCATCGCCGGTCATCCGGAGTACTGCGCAGATATCATTGATGTTGCGGGGATGCTTGTAATGGCCAATCTTTATGATCTACCTCGCTTACGTCTCCTCTGCGTCAGCCGCTTAGGGCGCGAGTTAGACGTGGAAAATGCCGCAATCATATGGGACCGGGCAGGGCGTACGAATGAAGAATGGCTGATGAGGCGAGCCGCTCAGTTCTGCCTCAACCACTGGGGACGCGTCGTCCGGACCGACGGTTTCAGATCTCTCAGCAGGGAGAGCATAATCGATCTATGCGAGGTTGTTGATATGGAGGGTCGCATAGTCGCAgggccagagctggagcttgTTGGAACATTGGGAGCAGATGATGGACTTGGCAGTGGCCGTGAACTGAAACGGTCGTCGCAACTAACCCTCAATGGCGTTACACTGGACGGGGATGAGGCTGATGCAGATGAGATGGACGGCGTGGAGGATATATGA
- the dus3 gene encoding tRNA dihydrouridine synthase DUS3 (transcript_id=CADANIAT00001842) — protein MEGTAQNLDVEVPKQDLPNGTDSTGEPPLKKVRLEEPASDQQNGQAPPRLKGVAPIKAEFLIPKPKQGQAAVSSTDDAAEAAAYKDREDEKKGKKKKTTGQNKNRTFGRSQDSKGLCASRVYSPEFSPAECPFGDKCRFEHDLRTYLKEHKREDLNTFNGVCPVWSARGKCDAGWKCRFVGSHSIERVTEDGRKELVLVEDEERRKKAQPVFPSAAEDGTVNTTSPADKIALAKRQRPTPRADAYSDWLDLTSKELEKYFHGGQQNKDAHPDTAQDKEEKEENRATYTEAPFMPSEKRRLYFGPETPALAPLTTQGNLPFRRLCVELGAQLTYSEMALSMPLIQGHKPEWALMRAHETEALPPTVSARASVVQDYDNSKDMKFGAQIAGNKYRWVMKATEVLSSLTPNLRVIDLNCGCPIDLLYREGSGSALLDAPSKLEKMLRGMNAVSEQIPITVKIRTGTRDNTPNAQKLVERLILGGHEASMLNCGPSGVAAITLHGRSRQQRYTREANWEYISETAALIKRLNEKSDEVTDTIREPEERMRPNGGKTWFLGNGDCYSHVDYEDHIKNAKVDSVMVGRGALIKPWLFEEIQAGQYLDKSASERLAYVEKFARYGMETWGSDEYGIGITRRFLLEWLSFACRYVPIGLLEYLPPKINDRPPYWRGRNDMETLMGSHDYRDWIKISEMFLGPAHKDFKFEPKHKSNSYDTEG, from the exons ATGGAAGGTACAGCTCAAAATCTCGATGTCGAGGTGCCCAAGCAGGATCTGCCCAATGGCACTGATTCAACCGGAGAGCCGCCGTTGAAGAAGGTTAGATTGGAGGAACCTGCCTCCGACCAGCAAAATGGACAGGCTCCGCCGAGACTAAAGGGTGTGGCACCGATCAAGGCAGA GTTTCTCATCCCCAAACCCAAACAAGGCCAAGCCGCAGTCTCAAGCACAGACGATGCCGCCGAAGCCGCCGCCTATAAGGACCgtgaagacgagaagaaaggaaagaagaagaagaccactGGTCAGAATAAGAATCGCACGTTCGGCAGGTCACAGGATTCGAAAGGGCTCTGTGCTAGTAGGGTATACAGCCCGGAATTCTCACCGGCTGAATGCCCGTTTGGCGATAAATGTCGGTTCGAACACGACTTGCGAACATACTTGAAGGAGCATAAGCGGGAGGATCTTAACACATTCAATGGAGTCTGTCCTGTATGGAGCGCTCGAGGGAAATGTGATGCGGGCTGGAAGTGTCGATTCGTTGGCTCTCATTCTATTGAACGAGTAACTGAAGACGGGAGAAAGGAGTTGGTATTggttgaggacgaggagcgcAGGAAGAAGGCCCAGCCGGTTTTTCCTTCCGCAGCTGAGGACGGTACCGTGAATACGACTTCGCCAGCGGATAAAATAGCTCTTGCAAAACGACAGCGGCCTACGCCGCGGGCTGATGCATACTCCGATTGGCTAGACCTGACATCTAAGGAGTTGGAAAAGTACTTCCATGGAGGGCAACAAAACAAGGATGCTCATCCCGACACTGCTCAAgacaaggaggagaaggaagaaaacaGAGCGACATATACAGAGGCACCCTTTATGCCatctgagaagagaaggctgtaCTTTGGGCCTGAGACCCCGGCTCTAGCGCCTCTGACTACGCAAGGAAACCTACCATTCAGAAGGCTTTGTGTTGAACTTGGCGCACAGCTCACCTATTCTGAGATGGCTCTCAGTATGCCATTAATCCAGGGCCACAAGCCAGAGTGGGCTTTGATGCGAGCACACGAAACGGAAGCTTTGCCACCAACAGTTTCTGCGCGCGCAAGCGTAGTACAAGACTATGACAATTCCAAAGATATGAAGTTCGGCGCTCAGATAGCGGGAAACAAGTACCGATGGGTTATGAAGGCCACCGAGGTTCTGTCATCTCTTACTCCAAATCTCCGCGTTATCGATCTGAACTGTGGGTGCCCTATTGATCTTCTCTACCGGGAAGGTTCCGGCTCGGCGCTCCTTGACGCTCCTTCGAAACTGGAGAAAATGCTCCGTGGAATGAACGCTGTCTCAGAACAGATCCCAATCACGGTCAAAATCCGCACGGGTACAAGGGATAACACTCCAAATGCACAGAAGCTGGTCGAGCGTCTCATCCTTGGAGGTCACGAAGCCAGCATGCTCAACTGTGGTCCTTCTGGTGTAGCAGCAATCACGCTTCACGGTCGTAGCCGGCAACAGCGATACACACGAGAGGCCAACTGGGAATATATCTCTGAGACTGCGGCGCTCATCAAGCGCCTCAACGAGAAGTCAGATGAGGTCACAGATACCATTCGAGAGCCCGAAGAACGGATGCGGCCAAATGGCGGAAAAACTTGGTTCCTAGGAAACGGCGATTGCTACTCGCATGTGGACTATGAAGATCATATCAAAAATGCCAAGGTCGACAGCGTCATGGTCGGTCGAGGTGCGCTGATCAAGCCATGGCTCTTTGAGGAGATTCAAGCAGGCCAGTACCTCGACAAATCAGCTTCTGAGCGGCTAGCGTACGTCGAAAAGTTTGCTAGGTACGGCATGGAGACTTGGGGATCAGACGAATATGGTATTGGCATTACCCGGCGTTTCCTGCTTGAATGGCTGAGCTTTGCGTGCCGCTACGTGCCCATCGGACTGCTTGAGTATCTTCCCCCCAAGATAAACGACCGACCTCCGTACTGGCGAGGTAGGAATGATATGGAGACCTTGATGGGCAGCCATGACTATAGGGATTGGATTAAGATCAG TGAGATGTTCCTTGGCCCAGCTCACAAGGACTTCAAGTTCGAGCCCAAGCACAAGTCCAATTCCTACGATACGGAGGGTTAA
- a CDS encoding transcription initiation factor IIA large subunit (transcript_id=CADANIAT00001844), with translation MSNQLVGISQGTVFERVIQEVCDASQVDFEESGVDQQTLSDLRKSWQKKLSSLGVAHFPWDPAPPQAPAQTQNQQVLPPTATVPSNAPRPPQASVHQQQHLPPQQSHTQHPQLQNPQHVSHPQSMPPNGPPLQAQTPVGPNGGHPMGHSPQIKTEPGVNGHPALPPMSHMMAVPPNAQSARERATNLIQQRYGAAAASSVSQMQAQSQSPMGLPRPSSMQHMQQMQQMQQMQQMPNGQNPQIKQETGYHPVSHPSVSNAQTDGTASDALSEWKAEVTRRREAAQDGEGDRALRNHLKQQMLRLEGGGLMVPLDERESQPKAPRFASADSSGSKAQFDGPGGDDTKEEDDEDAINSDLDDPDDLVAQDDEDDDAVGQVMLCTYDKVQRVKNKWKCTLKDGILTTGGKEYVFHKGQGEFEW, from the exons ATGTCGAACCAACTGGTG GGCATCTCGCAGGGCACGGTATTCGAGCGTGTCATCCAAGAGGTGTGCGATGCATCGCAGGTGGATTTCGAGGAAAGCGGCGTCGACCAGCAGACCCTTTCAGATTTGAGGAAG agctggcagaagAAACTCTCCTCTCTCGGCGTCGCCCATTTCCCATGGGATCCTGCTCCCCCACAAGCACCAGCTCAAACCCAGAACCAACAGGTACTTCCGCCTACTGCGACGGTCCCTTCGAAcgctcctcgccctcctcaaGCCTCCGTgcatcagcagcaacacCTTCCACCGCAACAGTCACATACTCAGCACCCACAACTACAAAATCCGCAACATGTTTCGCACCCACAGTCTATGCCTCCCAACGGTCCGCCCCTTCAAGCTCAAACTCCAGTCGGGCCTAACGGCGGCCACCCTATGGGACACTCTCCACAAATCAAGACAGAACCAGGTGTTAATGGCCATCCTGCGTTACCCCCCATGAGTCATATGATGGCCGTCCCGCCGAATGCGCAGTCAGCGCGCGAACGCGCAACCAACCTGATTCAGCAGAGGTATGGCGCAGCGGCCGCCAGCTCAGTTAGCCAGATGCAAGCACAATCACAATCACCTATGGGATTACCGCGCCCTTCTAGCATGCAGCATATGCAACAGATGCAACAAatgcagcagatgcaacAGATGCCGAATGGTCAAAATCCTCAAATCAAGCAAGAGACAGGCTACCACCCTGTATCACACCCGTCTGTAAGCAATGCCCAAACCGACGGTACCGCTAGCGATGCATTATCAGAATGGAAGGCAGAAGTCACGCGGAGACGTGAGGCTGCTCAGGACGGAGAGGGCGACAGAGCGCTTCGAAACCACCTCAAGCAACAAATGCTCCGGCTTGAAGGAGGCGGTCTGATGGTTCCTCTGGATGAGCGCGAATCCCAGCCGAAGGCTCCGCGTTTCGCCTCTGCTGATTCGTCTGGGTCCAAAGCTCAGTTTGACGGCCCAGGGGGCGATGACacaaaggaagaagacgatgaggacgctATTAATTCTGACCTTGATGACCCTGACGACCTGGTTGCTcaagatgacgaggatgatgacgccGTCGGACAAGTCATGCTTTGCACATACGACAAGGTCCAACGAGTCAAGAACAAGTGGAAATGCACTTTGAAGGATGGAATTCTGACCACAGGAGGTAAAGA ATACGTCTTCCACAAAGGTCAGGGCGAGTTTGAATGGTAG
- a CDS encoding glutathione S-transferase family protein (transcript_id=CADANIAT00001845), translating to MLNLTLYRGWLDPNRYVWSPFVVKLEARLRFAGVPYKTASGSVKTAPKGKIPYIEITDGDDGSTPASIGDSTLIIKHLIERGILQDLNAGLWRSDRAHDLATRALLEDKLYFYNTRERWTENYYTMRDHVLSAIPYLIRVFVGLLIYRSTVQTLHGQGTGRYSADEIEKFREEAWGAVNDLLVASKVKAQDRAGPFWVLGGETPTEADATVFGFVVSALICEAGPKTKELVMGLPVTREYARRIHDTYFPDYEWVE from the exons ATGTTGAACCTCACTCTCTACCGCGGCTGGCTCGATCCAAACCGCTACGTCTGGTCCCCCTTCGTAGTCAAACTCGAAGCCAGGCTACGTTTCGCCGGGGTCCCATATAAAACAGCCTCAGGGTCTGTCAAAACAGCACCGAAAGGCAAAATCCCCTATATCGAAATCAccgatggcgatgatggcagCACTCCTGCTAGCATTGGCGATTCAaccctcatcatcaagcatcTGATCGAGCGAGGGATTCTCCAAGATTTAAACGCTGGCTTATGGCGTTCAGATCGAGCACACGATCTAGCCACTCGTGCTTTACTGGAGGATAAGCTGTATTTCTATAAT ACCCGCGAAAGATGGACAGAAAACTACTACACCATGCGCGACCACGTTCTCAGCGCTATCCCCTACCTGATTAGAGTATTCGTTGGTCTGCTCATATACCGCTCAACCGTGCAGACTTTACATGGCCAAGGAACGGGGCGCTACTCGGCAGACGAAATCGAGAAATTCCGCGAGGAAGCTTGGGGAGCCGTGAATGACTTACTCGTCGCGTCCAAGGTGAAGGCGCAGGACCGTGCTGGTCCGTTCTGGGTGCTAGGTGGTGAAACACCCACTGAGGCTGACGCGACAGTATTTGGGTTTGTGGTTTCGGCTCTAATATGCGAAGC TGGACCAAAGACGAAGGAGTTGGTAATGGGACTGCCTGTGACGAGGGAGTATGCCAGGAGGATCCATGACACCTATTTTCCGGATTATGAGTGGGTTGAGTAG
- a CDS encoding protein cdc20 (transcript_id=CADANIAT00001846) — protein sequence MATPLVSTPVKTHHGLFSTKMAGGRMPLTPSPGGRRDSIASNNSSPFTPPRLESESTKEQARSVYGGNLSSYFAKSVSRSSRAYRESPKSNIARVRKSPKHLELGVSEWSLTGTGPSSNQTPPKERLRKEVPSRARAGKTTVRISHNAGDRFIPNRSASEGLVTAGAAKPEETQRPKTSSGDKGSSVLASAASAFDIGGRGTDEDLTAALENLGLDDDDNSSSYSKPAPDAVAYESSLANACGVNLNTRILAFKPPPPESSKPIDLRAQYNRPLKSTKSNSAQFRRRVQTAPERVLDAPGLLDDYYLNLLDWSSGNQVAIGLERNVYVWSADSGSVSCLLETSPDTYISSVKWSGDGAYVGVGLGTGEVQIWDVEEGTKLRSMFGHESRVGVMGWSKHTLSTGARSGLVFNHDVRIAQHKVAELVSHTSEVCGLEWRSDGAQLATGGNDNLVNIWDARSLSAPKFTKTNHRAAVKALSWCPWQLNLLATGGGSYDRHIHFWNTTTGARTNSIDTGSQVTSLRWSNHYREIVSSSGFPDNSLSIWSYPTLVRNIEIPAHETRVLHSCLSPDGQLLATAAADESLKFWKVFERKPGTSASASREGGVGSKAQMTKSMTIR from the coding sequence ATGGCTACTCCTCTGGTATCTACACCAGTGAAGACCCATCATGGGCTCTTCTCGACCAAGATGGCTGGCGGCCGCATGCCCCTCACACCAAGTCCCGGCGGACGGAGGGACAGTATCGCCTCCAACAACTCCTCACCTTTCACTCCTCCGCGTCTTGAATCTGAATCAACAAAAGAGCAAGCTCGATCTGTCTACGGCGGAAACCTTTCCTCATACTTTGCGAAATCCGTTTCCCGCTCGTCTCGGGCCTACCGTGAATCCCCCAAGTCCAACATTGCCCGTGTCCGCAAGTCTCCCAAGCATCTTGAGCTGGGTGTCTCGGAATGGTCCCTGACCGGTACGGGCCCTTCGTCCAACCAGACACCTCCAAAGGAACGTCTACGCAAGGAGGTTCCTAGCCGCGCCCGGGCGGGTAAAACGACCGTCCGTATTTCCCATAACGCTGGAGATAGGTTTATCCCAAATCGCAGCGCAAGTGAGGGTTTAGTGACCGCCGGCGCGGCTAAGCCTGAGGAGACCCAGAGGCCCAAGACCAGCAGCGGTGATAAAGGGTCTAGCGTACTCGCGAGTGCTGCGAGTGCGTTTGATATCGGTGGTCGCGGAACGGACGAAGATCTTACTGCAGCTTTGGAGAATCTCGGATTagatgatgacgacaacTCTTCCTCTTATTCAAAGCCAGCCCCAGACGCCGTTGCCTACGAGTCATCATTGGCCAATGCCTGTGGAGTCAACTTAAACACTCGTATCCTCGCCTTCaagccgccgcctcctgagTCATCGAAGCCGATTGATCTGCGTGCTCAGTACAACCGTCCCCTCAAGTCCACCAAGTCTAACTCGGCTCAGTTCCGCCGAAGAGTCCAGACCGCTCCAGAACGTGTTTTGGACGCTCCTGGCCTTCTTGACGACTACTACCTCAATCTCTTGGATTGGAGCTCTGGAAACCAAGTTGCTATCGGCCTAGAGCGAAATGTCTACGTCTGGTCTGCTGATTCTGGGTCCGTTAGCTGCTTGTTAGAGACTTCTCCCGATACATACATCAGTAGTGTCAAGTGGAGTGGGGACGGCGCCTACGTTGGCGTTGGCCTCGGTACAGGTGAAGTCCAAATCTGGGATGTCGAAGAGGGCACCAAGCTTCGCAGTATGTTCGGACATGAATCAAGGGTTGGCGTAATGGGCTGGTCCAAACACACCTTATCAACTGGTGCTCGCAGCGGTCTTGTTTTCAACCACGATGTTCGCATTGCTCAGCACAAGGTCGCCGAGCTGGTCTCGCACACATCCGAAGTCTGCGGTCTGGAGTGGAGGTCGGATGGTGCTCAGCTTGCCACAGGCGGCAACGACAACTTGGTCAACATCTGGGATGCTCGATCATTGAGTGCCCCCAAGTTCACTAAGACAAACCACCGCGCGGCGGTCAAGGCTCTTAGCTGGTGTCCCTGGCAActcaacctcctcgccaCGGGTGGTGGTTCCTACGACCGCCACATCCACTTTTGGAACACCACCACTGGTGCTCGCACCAACAGCATCGACACTGGCTCTCAGGTTACCAGTCTCCGGTGGAGCAACCACTATCGCGAGATTGTCAGCTCAAGCGGCTTCCCCGATAACTCCCTCAGCATCTGGAGCTACCCGACTCTAGTCCGCAACATTGAGATCCCCGCTCACGAAACCCGTGTTCTCCACAGCTGCCTTAGCCCCGATGGCCAGCTTCTAGCTACTGCAGCGGCCGATGAGAGCTTGAAATTCTGGAAGGTGTTCGAGCGCAAACCCGGGACCAGCGCCTCCGCCTCTCGCGAGGGCGGCGTTGGAAGTAAAGCGCAGATGACCAAGTCGATGACTATTCGGTAA
- a CDS encoding zinc-coordinating transcription factor SFP1 (transcript_id=CADANIAT00001843): MNTTTPIDIATRQTSVSPPGQQASNLTSALQKAGNTERTGSISHANGVPISMFKASAPRKDSIGAASTQWGNGTKPISMSGSNRNQQRRESLAGSLVGGMSWGGVSVGSWIRDDIIMAGTSPFTTFQSPSFHSSSYLPKLEANFMRDFSCCGVTLPTLHDLLQHYEEAHATKSGHRPSQTDNRAALAAAAIAQQNQQNNNQNRGLQPDRTFDMQRKMNQSHTPQQHSDMDTIDDMELDDAMDDTDASSQFFTPQSRDPTQGGFGTPNRGVPNLNLSMLPSHQGFKSSQPGTPVATGLPLSLQNNPTVSSVNTPTLMPNPLQNSQFRGTPDSSTPGTPAELDDSMIGPFGELSMQNAMMQGQPQFSRFTGNNDMVDLCIDEPAKRLFSPTGGINQSNAHFKLSGAQYGPNSDIARRIREQQLLAGVPDTTSILPNEEPKPYRCPVIGCEKAYKNQNGLKYHKAHGHNNQQLHDNADGTFSIVNPETSAPYPGTLGMEKEKPYRCEVCGKRYKNLNGLKYHKSHSPPCNPDFQLAAARSLNYGGGVMQGQNINVAGAGLPGIGEEGLL; encoded by the exons ATGAATACAACCACACCGATCGACATCGCCACTCGGCAGACCTCGGTCTCCCCGCCGGGACAGCAGGCTTCGAACCTCACATCAGCTCTTCAAAAAGCAGGTAACACCGAGCGCACAGGCAGTATATCCCATGCCAACGGTGTACCGATCAGTATGTTTAAGGCATCTGCGCCTCGGAAAGACTCGATCGGGGCGGCTTCGACACAATGGGGAAACGGTACCAAACCTATCTCGATGTCCGGATCAAACCGGAATCAACAACGTCGTGAGTCGTTAGCAGGAAGCTTGGTGGGCGGTATGAGCTGGGGTGGTGTCTCTGTTGGCAGCTGGATTCGCGATGA catcatcatggccggcaCCTCTCCTTTCACTACTTTCCAGTCGCCTTCGTTCCATTCGTCCTCTTATCTGCCGAAACTCGAAGCGAACTTCATGCGTGACTTTTCCTGCTGCGGTGTGACTCTGCCTACCCTTCATGACTTGTTACAACACTATGAAGAAGCGCATGCCACGAAATCAGGTCACCGGCCAAGCCAGACTGATAACCGCGCTGCTCTCGCGGCTGCGGCCATTGCACAGCAAAATCAACAGAACAATAACCAGAACAGAGGTTTACAGCCAGACAGGACGTTCGACATGCAACGGAAGATGAACCAGTCCCACACTCCCCAGCAGCATTCCGACATGGACACTATTGACGATATGGAGTTGGATGATGCAATGGACGATACTGATGCGTCATCCCAGTTCTTCACGCCGCAATCTCGGGATCCGACTCAAGGAGGATTTGGAACCCCGAATCGTGGAGTGCCTAATCTGAATTTATCCATGCTCCCAAGTCACCAGGGCTTTAAGAGTTCTCAACCGGGGACTCCAGTTGCAACCGGTCTTCCACTCTCATTGCAGAATAACCCCACCGTTTCTTCTGTCAATACTCCTACTCTGATGCCGAACCCCCTTCAGAACTCACAGTTCCGCGGCACACCCGACTCCTCGACTCCAGGAACGCCTGCAGAGCTTGACGACAGCATGATCGGTCCATTCGGAGAATTGTCTATGCAGAATGCAATGATGCAGGGCCAGCCGCAATTCTCGAGATTTACCGGAAATAATGATATGGTGGATCTGTGTATCGATGAGCCTGCCAAACGACTCTTCAGCCCCACTGGCGGAATAAATCAGTCTAACGCCCATTTCAAGCTCAGTGGAGCGCAGTACGGTCCCAATAGTGACATTGCTAGGCGGATACGCGAGCAGCAACTACTGGCAGGCGTTCCTGACACCACTTCTATCCTTCCGAACGAAGAGCCTAAACCTTACCGGTGTCCAGTCATCGGATGTGAGAAGGCGTACAAGAATCAGAATGGATTGAAATATCATAAAGCT CATGGCCACAACAACCAGCAGTTACATGACAATGCAGATGGCACATTCTCGATCGTCAATCCCGAAACATCCGCTCCTTACCCAGGAACTCTCGGCATGGAAAAAGAGAAACCATACCGCTGCGAAGTCTGTGGCAAACGCTACAAGAACTTGAACGGCCTCAAATATCACAAGTCGCACTCGCCTCCTTGCAACCCTGAtttccagcttgctgccgCGCGTAGTCTTAACTATGGCGGTGGAGTCATGCAGGGACAAAACATTAATGTTGCCGGAGCGGGCCTACCTGGcattggagaagaaggtcttTTATAG